Genomic segment of Primulina tabacum isolate GXHZ01 chromosome 11, ASM2559414v2, whole genome shotgun sequence:
AATTCAATTTAACTCTGATTAAGTTTCatgaaaaaaaagagagaaaattcACAATCTGCATGTACGCCAAATAAATGGTACTAAAATTTTGTCCAGCTCGATTCCCACTTAAATAACAAATAAACAGATAGAGAATTTACATGATTGCATTTAAGATTTTTTGAAATagttttttatgataaaattttTGTATCATATGATACTTTAATTTAACATGTATTTAACTACATGTTTTGTCtgaatttgaattttctttattttgcttgaatcttgaaaattaaataGTTTTAGCTAGATTGCTAAAATCAAAGTTCAAGTTTGAGTTAATGGTTCAAGCTTAATTATCAAGTATTTCTATTCAACAAAAACTCAAATTATGTGTGCTCATGagctaatttaatttttatgcattctaaatCTACTCAAATCTGCAAACGAtggaattaaataatttaagttcAATCAAtggtaaaatatattaaaataaaattgaaatcagATGAGACGTTCTCATGGTTATTGTTAGGGATGACAATGGGTAGGGTATGAGTCGGATTTCATACATCCATCTCCATATCCATTTATTAAATTCATCCACATCCCCATCCCCATACGCATCGggtattgaatttcatcttcatcccCATACTCATCGGATTATCGGATACCCTTACCCTACCCAAATACACTATTATCGCATACAATTgaattttttcaatttaaattgtttcaatgaagttatgaatatttaaaaaattatttaaatgaacaataagaaaattattaatgataaaaatttgcaaaataaactttataaaaaaataacaaaatattaaaaatagtttataTTAGTTAAACAAAAGTACGCAATTCAACAAAAATaaagtatttttcaatttttaaacTCAAACATGGAATAAACTTTTCAACGGAGAAGATGAGAAATTGAATGAAAAATCAAAGAGTGGTAAAACCTTGAAACGTAAAAGTGAAAGTGAAagagaagagaaaagaaaaagtaTCGATTTActtagatttgagaaaatgaatctttaatataaataaatataatcactatatatatacatatatacatacatatatatatttatatatattaatttaaacggGTATTCGGGTCGGGTGTGGGTCGGATTATATCAAACCCGCCTCcatacccgaacccgaaaatccACATACCCAATTACCCAATTATTTAATCGGGTTTAAAAATCCCTCCATACCCTCTTCTATTCGGGTCGGGTATCGGATCCTCTAACGGGTTCGGAGTAAATTGCCATCCCTAGTTATTGTGAAATGCGTTTCTTGTTTACGCCACccatgaaaatttatttttttatgtcaaaattattattttttattataaatatgtacAGATTTGGCACGTTTCACATATAAAGATATGTGATATTGTCTCACAATATATCTACTCCAATAATTTTCGGCCTCGTAAAGCTCACTAGAGAactcgatatatatatatacaataaatatagATTTATAAATTAGAATAAACGTTTTAGAATGCAAACAATGGCGTAGGATTAGCTTAAGGTCTAGATTATATTTATTAAGCAAATATCACATAATAAAGTTGAATTTCTATGTTGAAATCTAATATTTTTAAGTAACTTTGGGTTTACGAAGCAGGCAACATGTTCACGCCACTTCACCTACAAACTTTTAGATTCTATATAATCTATCCATTCGTACCCAAAGAAAGACATCCATTCATTCTTCCAACTTCAGCACTTTCTCCTTGCTTATAATTACATccttttcaagaatttttgtttttaaactgTGACACGATCGAATCTAGCAATGGCTGCTGCTTCTGCTGTTATGTGCCGAGGGATACTGGTAATCATGGCCGTAATCATGTTAACCAGCAAAGCTTCTGCTGATCCAGATTTGCTTCAAGATATCTGTGTTGCTGATCTTACTTCTGGTACTTTGTTTGAATTCACCCATCATTAGTTTGTGAATTTTTCATTTGAATTTCAGCTaagatttgtatatttttcGTTCATCGTCGTTTTCGAGTTAATAAAGAGGCAATTCTGACAGATGTAAGATTGAATGGATTTGCTTGTAAGTCAAACGTGACGGCGGAGGACTTCTTCTTCGCCGGCCTAGCTAAGCCCGGAGTCGTCAACAACTCCGTTGGGTCGCTGGTCAACGCCGCTAATGTGATGAGGATTCCGGGTCTTAACACACTCGGCGTGTCCCTCTCACGCGTCGACTACGCCCCGGGCGGTCTCAATCCGCCTCACACGCACCCACGCGCCACCGAGATCGTGTTCGTTCTCGAGGGAGAAATTGACGTGGGCTTCATCACCACCGCCAATGTCCTCTTCTCCAAGACTATCAAGAAAGGGGAGGTCTTTGTTTTCCCCAGAGGTCTGGTCCACTTCCAGAGGAACAATGGCAAGGTTGCTGCGGCGGCGATCGCGGCGTTCAACAGCCAGCTCCCCGGCACGCAGTCCATCGCCGCCACATTGTTTGCAGCTTCGCCGCCGGTGCCGGATAATGTTCTGACCAAGGCCTTCCAGGTTGGGACAAAGGAGATCGAGAAGATTAAATCCAAATTGGCACCCAagaaatgattaatttattctTTTGTCCAATTAGTAGTCAGCAATTGATAATACTTGTTTTGATTTAtcttttaagaaattttttaaaaaaatattaagatgtaatatatatttttaataattttttgaaaatatgtaaGAATTTAATTTCACTTGGCATGTTCAATAAAGGACGAAGTTTGAATTTCTAGAAGTTATCTAAAGTTTCTTAATATTTTTGAGGTAAAAAAACCAAAATCAATATGGTAAATTGAATATTGCATCCTATATAGGGATGTAATCGAaccgagccgagccgaactcttgaatgtttgagcttggttcgtttataatcgagccgagctcgagctttatttaacgaatatatgcatgtctCACGAGTTTATTCAAGcatttatcgagcctaaacaagcttaataaatatgaattatatatttaaatttcattaaattaattaaaaagtaaattatatatttaaagaaaaatatattattcttattaaaatttgtaaatttattataataaataaatttaatagatttttctatatatttcataaataatatgcaaaatcaataaatcaaatatcaaaactattattttttcatctaaaagattactcatgaacttaccaacgaacatgttcacgagctaacaaGCCGAATACTGGAAaacttgagtttg
This window contains:
- the LOC142519312 gene encoding germin-like protein 5-1: MAAASAVMCRGILVIMAVIMLTSKASADPDLLQDICVADLTSDVRLNGFACKSNVTAEDFFFAGLAKPGVVNNSVGSLVNAANVMRIPGLNTLGVSLSRVDYAPGGLNPPHTHPRATEIVFVLEGEIDVGFITTANVLFSKTIKKGEVFVFPRGLVHFQRNNGKVAAAAIAAFNSQLPGTQSIAATLFAASPPVPDNVLTKAFQVGTKEIEKIKSKLAPKK